In Planococcus sp. MB-3u-03, the DNA window GATGGATCCGCCGACGATCGGCAAATCGGCATTCGAACCGACAAAGTAATGAGGGAATTGTTCGGTAAATCTCAGCAATCGTTCAAAGCCGCCGCGGTCGATTTTCATGTCGCGGTGTTCTTCGGAAAGAAGGATGCTATGTTCATTATAATAGAAGTACGGTGAATACTGAAAGTACCAATTTTCCCCGGTGAGCGGAATTTTGACGACGCGATGGTTGGCGCGTGCCGGATAGCCGATTCGCCCCACGTAGCCTTCGTTTTCCTTGCACAATAAACATTTCGGGTAGCTGAGCGTTTGCTTCATTTCGCGTTCACGTTTGATCTGTTCCGGGTCTTTTTCAGGTTTGGACAAATTGATCGTAATGTCCATCTTGCCGTAAGGGCTGTCGTGTTGATAGGAAATGTTTTTTCGGATCCGGTTCATTTGAATGTAATTGCTGTTTTGGCTCAGTTCGTAAAAATAATCGGTCGCAGCGATTGGCGATTCAGCGTATTTTTCGTTGAATGCGGCGTTGATGGCAGATGGCCTGGCGACGAAGCAGTTCATGATATTCGCCGACAGCATTTCCTTGTCGTCCAATAAGTCCTCAATCACGCCATTTTCAACTGCGTAGTCGTTGAGCGCTTCCAATAGATTTGGAATGGTGTCGTCTCTTGGTTCGACAGCTTCTTCCGGGAAAGCGTCCAATTGAAGCAAGTGCATCGCTTGGTTGCGGGCGTAATCGATATCGTCTTTTTCAATCAATCCAGTGGCCAAGGCTTTTTGAATAAGTCCAGCAAGGGTGTGGTGGATCATATATTGACCTCTTCTCCGTAGCCTGCAGGATGGGAGGAATGCCAATTCCAGGCATCTTCAATGATTTTCGTCACTGAAGTATGGCTTGGGTGCCAGCCGAGAATGCGTGTCGCTTTTTCGGTGCTGGCGACCAGAATGCTTGGATCGCCTGCACGGCGCGGCCCGATTTTGACAGGGATTTCTTTGCCGGTGACAGAGCGCGCAGCGGAAATCATTTCATTGACCGAAAATCCTTGGCTGCTGCCGAGGTTGAAGACATCATTTTCTCCGCCGTTCCGTAAGTAGTCGAGTGCCAACAAGTGGGCATTGACCAGGTCTTCGATATGGACGTAGTCGCGGATGCACGTGCCGTCCGGTGTGTCGTAATCGTCGCCGAAAACAGTGATTTCCTCCCGCTGCCCGAGAGCTGCCTGCAAAATGATCGGAACGAGATGGGATTCAGGACGGTGATCTTCTCCGATTTCGCCAGTCGCCCGTGCGCCCGCTACATTGAAATAGCGCAAGGAAACGAATTTCAAATCGTGTGCCACAGACGTCCACTTCATCATTTTTTCCATCGTCAGCTTGGTTTCGCCGTATGTGTTAGTCGGCTGCGTCGGCATCGCTTCGGTGATCGGCACGGTTTCCGGCTCTCCGTAAGTTGCGGCTGTCGAAGAAAAGACGATGTTCTTAACGCCGTGTTTCGTCATGGCCTGCAGCAAGACCTGCGTGCCGTAGACGTTATTGTCAAAGTACTTTAACGGATTTTCCATTGATTCGCCGACCAATGAATTGGCGGCAAAATGAAGAACTTCGTCGATCGACTCGTTTTCGAATACGGTATCGAGGAAGTCCGCGTCCCGGATATCGCCTTCGTAAAAAACCGCTTCCGGGTGGACCGCTTGCCGGTGCCCGTTCTCCAAATTGTCGACGACCACGACCTGCATGCCTTGGTCGATCAATTGATAAACCGCGTGAGAACCGATATAGCCGGCTCCGCCTAATACCAATACACTCATAATTGCCACTCCTCTACTAGCTCTTTTGCGCCGTCCGAAATTTTCGTTTCGTAAAACGATGGGGGATAGCCGAAATCTTCGCTATAGACTGTTGTCAGTGTTTTTTTGAAATTGTCGATCTGTACTCGCTCGACGATCGCAATCGCACAGCCGCCGAATCCTGCCCCGGTCATCCGCGCGCCGATGACACCCGGATGGTTCCAGGCCGTTTCTGCGATTTTATCGAGTTCTGCGCCGGTGACTTCGTAATCGTCACGAAGCGAGACGTGGGACGCGTTCATCAGTTTTCCGAACGCTTCGAGATGACCTTGCTCGAGTTCGCTGAGCGCACGCACGGTCCGTTCATTTTCGTAGACGGCGTGCTTGGCGCGTTTGCGGTTGATGTCGTTTGTGATCAACTGCTTATGCTGCTCGAATTGTTCGCCGGTCAACTCGCCGAGGCTATCGATTGGCAATTCTGTCCGCAAATCCATCAAAGCCTGTTCGCATTCGCTGCGGCGTTCGTTGTATTTGGAGCCGGCGAGCGTCCGTTGTTTATTGGAATTGATGATGACGATCTCATAGCCATTCAATTCGACCGGTGCGTAACTGAATTGCAGTGTTTGGCAATCGAGCAGCATCGCGTGGTCTTTTTTGCCTTTGCCGATGGCGAATTGGTCCATGATGCCGCTGTTGACGCCCAAGTAAACGTTTTCAACTTTCTGCCCCAAGCGGATCATTTGCAGCCGATCGATCTCCAACTCGAATAGCTCTTCTAGCACAACGCCCGTCGCCATTTCGATGGAAGCGGAAGAGGAGAGGCCAGCGCCGTTTGGAATGTCGCCATAAAATAGGATATCCATCCCCGAGGAAATCGTGAAACCGTGTTCGATGAAGATGTGAATCATGCCTTTCGGAAAGTTCGCCCAGTCGTGATCGGGATTGAACGTTAAATCACTAAGTGTGCACTCGATGATGCCAGCATCCGGAAAGTTCATTGAATAAAAACGCAATGTTTGGTCAGTGCGCTTGCGGGCGATCGCGTAAGTGCCGAGTGAGATGGCCGCCGGGAACACGTGGCCGCCGTTGTAATCGGTATGTTCACCGATCAAATTAATGCGGCCGGGTGCGAAGAATGATCGCGGTGTGTCAGTGGTCTGAAAGATATCCTGGTAGTTTTGCAACAAGTCTGGCTGTGTCATCATGTCCCTCCAATACTTTGTAAATTAATTTAATTAACATAAGTATATGGTATTTTGTTAAACTATTCAATAAAGAAACTGAAAACTTTAAAAACGGAGGAATCAGCATGCGCCAAGGCAGCTTTCAGTGGATGAAATCGATGAACAAATCGATCATCCTCAATAAAATCAGAACGCAAGGGCCGATCTCCAGGGCGCAGATTGCGCGCGAGACCAACTTGACACGCCCGACCGTGAGCAGCAATGTCAAAGAACTGATCGACCAGAACATTGTCGAAGAAAGCGATGTCGGCCAATCGCAAGTCGGCCGCAAACCGACCATGCTGGTCATCAATCACGGCGCTTTCTGCATTCTTGGAGTGGATGCCGGCCCGGATACCATCAAGTGCGTCGTTTCGGATCTTTCCGGAAAAGTTCTTGAGAGAGCCGAAACGCAATTACAATTGCCAATCGATAATGGAGGATTTCTTCATGCCTTGAAAAACTCGATTCAGGAATGCCTGGTGAAAACGTCAGGCAAAGATGTCATCGGCATCGGTGTGGCCATGCACGGGGTGGTGGATGTCGAGACCGGCGTGTCACTGGTCGCACCGAATTTAGGGCTTACCGATATTCCGATCAAAGAAGAGCTTGAGAACACTTTCGGCCTGGAAGTGAAAGTGGAAAATGATGCACGCGCCATGGCGCTTGGGGAATTCTGGTTCGGCGATCATGGCGAACTTGAGAGCATGCTCGCGGTCAATATCGGGCGCGGTGTGGGGGCGGGGTTGATCATCGACGGAAAGCTGTACCACGGCTCCTCCGATATCGCCGGTGAAATCGGGCATATGACGATCGAT includes these proteins:
- a CDS encoding ROK family transcriptional regulator, encoding MRQGSFQWMKSMNKSIILNKIRTQGPISRAQIARETNLTRPTVSSNVKELIDQNIVEESDVGQSQVGRKPTMLVINHGAFCILGVDAGPDTIKCVVSDLSGKVLERAETQLQLPIDNGGFLHALKNSIQECLVKTSGKDVIGIGVAMHGVVDVETGVSLVAPNLGLTDIPIKEELENTFGLEVKVENDARAMALGEFWFGDHGELESMLAVNIGRGVGAGLIIDGKLYHGSSDIAGEIGHMTIDLHGQVCECGNRGCLQTFVAGPAISRKINEQLAESLTAEQVFERALGGDEACIEVLSQAGSALGVGLTNLIHIVNPEKIILGGGVSKAQQFLLPAIRETIRASALTQSASQTKVEITKLGDDATLIGAVTLLLVDVFELT
- the galE gene encoding UDP-glucose 4-epimerase GalE, with protein sequence MSVLVLGGAGYIGSHAVYQLIDQGMQVVVVDNLENGHRQAVHPEAVFYEGDIRDADFLDTVFENESIDEVLHFAANSLVGESMENPLKYFDNNVYGTQVLLQAMTKHGVKNIVFSSTAATYGEPETVPITEAMPTQPTNTYGETKLTMEKMMKWTSVAHDLKFVSLRYFNVAGARATGEIGEDHRPESHLVPIILQAALGQREEITVFGDDYDTPDGTCIRDYVHIEDLVNAHLLALDYLRNGGENDVFNLGSSQGFSVNEMISAARSVTGKEIPVKIGPRRAGDPSILVASTEKATRILGWHPSHTSVTKIIEDAWNWHSSHPAGYGEEVNI
- the galT gene encoding UDP-glucose--hexose-1-phosphate uridylyltransferase translates to MIHHTLAGLIQKALATGLIEKDDIDYARNQAMHLLQLDAFPEEAVEPRDDTIPNLLEALNDYAVENGVIEDLLDDKEMLSANIMNCFVARPSAINAAFNEKYAESPIAATDYFYELSQNSNYIQMNRIRKNISYQHDSPYGKMDITINLSKPEKDPEQIKREREMKQTLSYPKCLLCKENEGYVGRIGYPARANHRVVKIPLTGENWYFQYSPYFYYNEHSILLSEEHRDMKIDRGGFERLLRFTEQFPHYFVGSNADLPIVGGSILSHDHYQAGRYEFAMTRAEDAFTFRLDSFPGLRASVVNWPMSVIRLKSGHIDELVNAADEILQIWKQYSDEAADVLAFSGDTPHNTITPIARKRDGLFEIDLVLRNNRTTQQHPAGIFHPHADVHHIKKENIGLIEVMGLAVLPPRLKQELEQIQEFLLGKSNHVEPAHLDWAEQLKAQYGPIASHEHAEALVREELGKKFVRILEDAGVLKEQQAFKRFIHAVNEQTAKTI
- a CDS encoding galactokinase codes for the protein MMTQPDLLQNYQDIFQTTDTPRSFFAPGRINLIGEHTDYNGGHVFPAAISLGTYAIARKRTDQTLRFYSMNFPDAGIIECTLSDLTFNPDHDWANFPKGMIHIFIEHGFTISSGMDILFYGDIPNGAGLSSSASIEMATGVVLEELFELEIDRLQMIRLGQKVENVYLGVNSGIMDQFAIGKGKKDHAMLLDCQTLQFSYAPVELNGYEIVIINSNKQRTLAGSKYNERRSECEQALMDLRTELPIDSLGELTGEQFEQHKQLITNDINRKRAKHAVYENERTVRALSELEQGHLEAFGKLMNASHVSLRDDYEVTGAELDKIAETAWNHPGVIGARMTGAGFGGCAIAIVERVQIDNFKKTLTTVYSEDFGYPPSFYETKISDGAKELVEEWQL